A region from the Phycisphaerae bacterium genome encodes:
- a CDS encoding flagellar basal body protein, which produces MYTGLSGLNANQYRIDTVGNNIANVNTTAFKGSR; this is translated from the coding sequence ATGTATACCGGCCTTTCGGGCCTGAATGCCAACCAGTATCGGATCGACACCGTCGGCAACAACATCGCCAACGTGAATACCACCGCCTTCAAGGGAAGCCGGG
- a CDS encoding flagellar hook capping FlgD N-terminal domain-containing protein — protein sequence MQITATRYTDGSTAQTTTQRDVSGISGQDFMKILIKQLQLQDPFEPMTNQEMISQMATIRELEMNTRLTERLEQLTDQQRVASASGLIGKQIKGIVTDSNGNEYELKGLVTGIEFTSRGEILLRLDNGLRLPITSLTEVTEPRSDLETEEDSESASQEEKSEAAA from the coding sequence ATGCAGATAACAGCAACACGGTACACGGACGGTTCGACCGCGCAGACGACAACCCAGCGGGATGTGTCCGGCATCAGCGGCCAGGATTTCATGAAGATCCTGATTAAACAGCTTCAGCTTCAGGATCCCTTCGAGCCCATGACCAACCAGGAAATGATCTCCCAGATGGCCACCATCCGGGAACTGGAGATGAACACCCGCCTCACCGAGCGGCTCGAACAACTTACCGATCAGCAGAGAGTCGCCTCTGCTTCCGGACTGATCGGCAAGCAGATCAAGGGCATCGTCACCGATTCGAACGGAAACGAGTATGAACTCAAAGGTCTTGTGACCGGCATCGAGTTCACCAGCAGAGGCGAGATACTGCTGCGGCTCGACAACGGATTGAGATTGCCCATCACCAGCTTGACCGAGGTCACGGAGCCGCGATCGGATCTGGAAACGGAGGAGGATTCGGAGTCGGCCTCGCAGGAAGAAAAATCAGAGGCTGCGGCATGA